The Actinomycetes bacterium DNA window TTCGTGCCGGCTGACCAGGACGACGTCCGGCCCGGCGACGACCCCCAGGGCTCCGGCATCGACCCGGGGCGCGCGCTGCTCGACCAGCTGCGCGCCGACGCCCGGCAGCGCGGTCCCGGCCGCCGGCGTACCCGGCGCCCCGCGCCCGGTTCGGCCGGCCAGCCGGCCCAGCCCAGCGGTGCGCACCCCGATGACCGCGACCCGCAGCTGCTCGGCGCCAGCATGGACCGGCTGACCACGGAGCGCGGCTGGGAGTCCGGGCTCGCGACGGGTGGGGTGATCGGTCGCTGGGAGCAGGTGGTCGG harbors:
- a CDS encoding DciA family protein, with protein sequence MPADQDDVRPGDDPQGSGIDPGRALLDQLRADARQRGPGRRRTRRPAPGSAGQPAQPSGAHPDDRDPQLLGASMDRLTTERGWESGLATGGVIGRWEQVVGSDIAAHCIPETHEDGVLTVRADSTAWATQVRLLAADLVRRLNQEFGEGTVARVVVRGPGRPSWRKGPLHVSGRGPRDTYG